The Magnetospirillum sp. XM-1 genomic interval ACCGAGGCGGTGCAGGCGGTGCTGTCGGGCGCGGCGGCCTTTCGCGAATGCGAGTTCACCCAGGCCATTCCGGTGGAGCGCACCTTCGCCGCCCGCGTCGACCGCCTGGACGGCCAGCCAGCCTTCGAGGCGGCCATCGCGCTTCTCACCCTGCACGAACTGACAGCCATCCGGGCCATGGAGCGCATGCGCGCCGATTTCGTCGCCAATGCCAGCCACGAGCTGAGGACGCCCTTGGCGGCGCTCTCGGGTTTCATCGAGACGCTGCAGGGCCCGGCCCGGGACGACGAGGAGGCACGCGAGAAGTTCCTCGGCATCATGGCCGAGCAATCGGGGCGCATGAGCCGGCTGGTCGCCGACCTTCTGTCGCTGTCGCGCATCGAGCTCAACGAACACTCGCCGCCCAGCGAGACGGTGGACCTGGCCCGGCTGGTCACCAGCGCCGCCGAGGCGCTGAAACCCCTGGCCGCTCCGCGCGGCATGGAACTGGCGCTCGACATCGCCCCCGGCCTGCCCGAGGTGACGGGCCAGCCCGACGAGCTGGCCCAGCTGCTGCAGAACCTGATGGACAACGCCGTCAAGTACGGCAACGACGGCACCAGGGTGGAGGTGGGCGTCGCCCTGGCCGAAACCCTGCCGCCGGGGGCGGGCGCCGCCTTGCGCTCCGGCCCGGTGGTGCGTCTGGCCGTCCGCGATCATGGCGAGGGCATCGCGCCGGAGCATCTGCCCCGGCTGACCGAGCGCTTCTACCGGGTGGACACGGCGCGTTCGCGCAAGATGGGCGGCACCGGGCTGGGGCTGGCCATCGTCAAGCACATCGTCAACCGCCACCGCGGCCTGCTCACCATCGACAGCCGGGTGGGCGAGGGGACGACCTTCACGGTCTGGTTGCCGGCCGCACCACCCTGAGATAGACCAGCAGCGAGACCAGCCCCATCATCGCCATCATGGCGGCCAGCGGCCGGGCCGAGCCGTCGTAGAGCGCGCCCACCAGCCAGCCGGCGGACGCGCCGCCGCCCATCTGGATGAAGCCCATGGCCGACGACGCCCCGCCCGCCATGCGCGGGAAGGGGGCGATGGCGCCGGCGGTGGCGTTGGGCAGCACCAGGGCGCAGGAGGCGAAGAAGGCCATCACCGAGCCCATGATCATGGCTATGCCCTCCAGTCCGCCCGGCCGGGCCAGCCCCGACCACACCAGCGCGGCCAGGACGAAACCCGCCAGGGTGCAGCCGATGGTGCCGGCGAGCACCATGCGCTCGATGCCGAAACGGTGGGTGAGCTTGGCGCCGGCAAAGCCGCCGATCAGATAGCCGCCCGAGGCGAAGGCGAAGGCCAGGCCGAAATTGTGGGGCGCCATGCCCATGACGTCGATCAGCACGAAGCTTGACGCCGAGATGAAGCTGAACAGCCCGCCGAACGCCGCCGTCATGGTCAGCACATAGCCGAGGAACAGCCGGTGGGTGAGCAGTTGGCGGTAATTCTCGGCCATGCGGCCCAGGTCCAGGGCCTGGGAATCCTTGTGCGCGTTGGTCTCGGCCAGCATCCGCCAGACCAGGACCAGCAGGGCCACGCCGAACAGGGCCAGCAGCACGAAATTGGAGCGCCAGCCGAACGCCGTGTGGAACCAGCCGCCGATGGTAGGTGCCACCAGCGGGGCCAGGGCCATGGCGCTGGCCATATAGCTCATCACCTTGGCCGCCTGCTCGCGGGCGAACAGGTCGCGCACCACGGCGCGGCCCAGCACGGGGCCGCAGCAGGCGCCCACCGCCTGGAAGAACCGCCCGACGATCAGCGCCTCGATGCTGGGTGCCACGACGCAGTAAAGGCTGGCCGCCACATAGATGACGATGCCGCCCAGGATCAGCGGCCGGCGGCCGAAGCGGTCGGACAGCGGTCCATAGACCAGCTGCATCACCGCGAAGCCGCCGACGAAGGCCGACAGGGTCATCTGCACCATGGGGGTGGTGGTGGCGAGATCGCGGGCCATGTCGGGCAGCGAGGCGAGGTAGAGATCGGTGCAGACCGGCCCGAAGGCCACCAGCAGGGTCAACAGCACCGCGATTCGCCGCGATGGCGTCACTTTACTCAAACCTTACCCCCATAACGGTGCAATTGCGGCCCATGGCGCTTCAGCCAGGCGCGCGGCGTTTCGATATCGCCCACCAGTCCTTCAACCAGGGCCCAGAAATCGGGGCCGTGGTTCATCTCGGCCAGATGGGCCACCTCGTGGGCCGCCACATAGCGGCCGACGAAATCGGGCGCCATCACCAGACGCCATGAGAACGACAGATCGCCCCGCGCGGTGCAGCTGCCCCAGCGCGACGTGGTGTCGCGCACCGCGACGCGGCCCAATTTGCGGCCCAGACGGGCGGCCAGCTCGCGGCAATGATGCGCCATCACCACCCGGGCCTCGTCCCGCAGGAATTCGCCGACCCGGCGGGGCAGATGCTCGGC includes:
- a CDS encoding cell wall metabolism sensor histidine kinase WalK, producing MNRGTVTSGRVLLFALFLSSPTAIMLVVLTGAGRLDVWPALGTWVMVTSLLLPLVRSHLGELSGLANWVRSLAHGGDIATAPGKDGVALAEIAASVAALRRLWQHRSNELAETARWNASLLESLPDPLLLLDSGRRVVRANRAATRLFNRDPAGADLAAVLRDPAVTEAVQAVLSGAAAFRECEFTQAIPVERTFAARVDRLDGQPAFEAAIALLTLHELTAIRAMERMRADFVANASHELRTPLAALSGFIETLQGPARDDEEAREKFLGIMAEQSGRMSRLVADLLSLSRIELNEHSPPSETVDLARLVTSAAEALKPLAAPRGMELALDIAPGLPEVTGQPDELAQLLQNLMDNAVKYGNDGTRVEVGVALAETLPPGAGAALRSGPVVRLAVRDHGEGIAPEHLPRLTERFYRVDTARSRKMGGTGLGLAIVKHIVNRHRGLLTIDSRVGEGTTFTVWLPAAPP
- a CDS encoding multidrug effflux MFS transporter; the encoded protein is MTPSRRIAVLLTLLVAFGPVCTDLYLASLPDMARDLATTTPMVQMTLSAFVGGFAVMQLVYGPLSDRFGRRPLILGGIVIYVAASLYCVVAPSIEALIVGRFFQAVGACCGPVLGRAVVRDLFAREQAAKVMSYMASAMALAPLVAPTIGGWFHTAFGWRSNFVLLALFGVALLVLVWRMLAETNAHKDSQALDLGRMAENYRQLLTHRLFLGYVLTMTAAFGGLFSFISASSFVLIDVMGMAPHNFGLAFAFASGGYLIGGFAGAKLTHRFGIERMVLAGTIGCTLAGFVLAALVWSGLARPGGLEGIAMIMGSVMAFFASCALVLPNATAGAIAPFPRMAGGASSAMGFIQMGGGASAGWLVGALYDGSARPLAAMMAMMGLVSLLVYLRVVRPATRP
- a CDS encoding M48 family metallopeptidase codes for the protein MVSSFLLHLDGRSLPVTVKRSGRARNMSLRLDASGGSLVVVLPDGVPEREAERFARRQGAWIESRLAVMPGAIAFVHGAEVPLLGLAHSIRHEPEARRGVWAEEGVIHVSGRAEHLPRRVGEFLRDEARVVMAHHCRELAARLGRKLGRVAVRDTTSRWGSCTARGDLSFSWRLVMAPDFVGRYVAAHEVAHLAEMNHGPDFWALVEGLVGDIETPRAWLKRHGPQLHRYGGKV